NNNNNNNNNNNNNNNNNNNNNNNNNNNNNNNNNNNNNNNNNNNNNNNNNNNNNNNNNNNNNNNNNNNNNNNNNNNNNNNNNNNNNNNNNNNNNNNNNNNNNNNNNNNNNNNNNNNNNNNNNNNNNNNNNNNNNNNNNNNNNNNNNNNNNNNNNNNNNNNNNNNNNNNNNNNNNNNNNNNNNNNNNNNNNNNNNNNNNNNNNNNNNNNNNNNNNNNCCGACCAGCGGGGCCAGCACGGCATCGGGCGTCTCTATACCGGGTCGGCTGACGTAGCGCTCAGCGTAGACCCGCAGGGTGGCCGTGTCCGTCCCGGTGCCCGACAAGCGGCACACCAGGCGTGAGCCGTCGGCCAGGCCGATCCGCAGCCCCTGGTGGCGGCTGACGCTGTGGTCAACCGGGTCGGTGTAGCTGAAGTCATCCGCGAAGCTGACGCGGCTGTCCGCCAGCCGACGCCCCGGCAGCTCGGGCAAGGCTTGGCCCAGCGCCGCCAGCGCGCCGCTTGCAGCCCCAAGCTCAAGGTCCTCGAAGTCGTGGCGCTGGTAATAACTGCGGCCAAAGCGTCGCCAGTGGTCGTGGACGACCTGAGCGACCGATTTACGGGTGTGGGCCAGGATGGACAGCCAGCACAGGATCGCCCACAGCCCGTCTTTCTCCCGAATATGGTCCGAGCCGGTGCCAAAGCTCTCCTCGCCACACAGGCTGCACAGGCCGGCGTCCATCAGACTGCCGAAGAATTTCCAGCCGGTGGGGGTTTCGTAACACGCAATGCCGAGCGCCTGGGCGACACGGTCGAGCGCGGTGCTGGTCGGCATGGAGCGGGCCACACCGACCAGCCCGGCCCGGTAGGCCGGAATACAGTCGGCCGCGTGTTCGGCAATGATCGCCACCGAATCCCCCGGCGTAACAAAACAGCCGCGACCCAGGATCAGGTTGCGGTCGCCGTCTCCGTCGCACGCCGCGCCAAAATCCGGGGCATTACTGGCCGACAGCTCGGCCACCAGCCCGGCGGCGTGGACCAGATTGGGGTCGGGGTGCAGGCCGCCAAAATCTTCGAGCGGGGTGGCGCGCAGCAGGCTGTCCTCGGCCGCCCCGAGGCAGTCGGCCAGGATATGCCGGGCGTAGGGCCCGGTCACCCCGTGCATGGCGTCAAAGCGCAGCCGAAAACCGGTCTGGAAGAGGCGGCGCAAGGCGTCGAAGTCAAACACCTCCTGCATGAGATCGGTGTAGTCGGCCAGCGGGTCAATGACCTCAACCTGGGTCGGGCCAATGTGGCTCGAGCCGGGCCGCTTCAGATCAATATCCGGCCATTCGACGGTTTGGTAGGAAGACAGGCGCAAGCTGTGCTCGTAGACCTGTCCGGTAACCCGCTCCGGGGCGGGGCCGCCGTTGCGCATATTATACTTGATGCCAAAGTCGGCCTGGGGACCGCCGGGATTGTGGCTGGCGCTCAGGATCAGCCCACCCAGGGCCTGTCGGCGGCGGATCACCGCCGACATGGCCGGTGTGGACAGCAGCCCGCCACGGCCGACCAGCACGCGCCCAAAGCCGTGGGCGGCCGCCATGCGGACGATCCGCTGTATGGCCTCCCGGTTGTAATAGCGCCCGTCGCCGCCGACCACCAGGCTCTCGCGGCTGAAGTCGAGCGGCGGTCCGTCCCGCAGGGTGTTGAAGATCGCCTGGATGAAGTTCTCCACATAGTGGGCCTGGGCGAACACCCGCGTTTTTTTGCGCAGACCCGAGGTGCCGGGTCGCTGGTCGGAAAAGGGCTGGGTCGGCACGTGCCGGACGGGCGGCTGGCTCATGGGCGGCTGGCTCATGGGCGGGTGTCTTTCAGGCTGTGCCCGGAATCGCCTGGTAGTAGCCCTTGGCCTGGAGCAGGTGGACCGGGGTGTCAAACAGGTGGCTCAGCCTGGCGTCGGTGAACAGCTCGGCCTTGTCGCCGTCGGCCACCACCCGGCCGTGCTTGAGCAGGATCACGCGCGAGATTTCCGGCGGAATCTCGTGAATATGATGGGTGACCAGGACGAGCGTCTTGCCGGCCTGCATGAGCTGGCGAATGGTAGCCAGATACCGGAAGCAGGTTTTCAGGTCCAGGCCGCTGGTCGGCTCGTCCAGGACCAGCGTATCGGGGTCGTGGACCAGGGCTCGGCCGAGCAGAAAGCGGCGTTGCTCGCCGGTTGACAGGCTGGAGAACGGCCGGTCTTTGAGGGCGGTGATATCGAGCTGGTCCATCAGCTCGTACGCCCGCTCAACGTGGGTTGGGCTGAAATCCTGGTGACCCCAGATATTGTTGCTGGAATAGTAGCCCGACAGGATCACGCTCAGCCCCGGGACGCTGCCCATATACTCCCGCTGCAGGTCGTGCGAGACCAGCCCGAAGCGGCGGCGCAGCGCCCACACGTCCCAGCGCTCCTGGCCGTAGATGCGGACCCGGCTGCCGGGCCGGCGGACCGGGTACAGCTCGCGCGACAGGAGCTTGAGCAGGGTCGATTTGCCGGCCCCGTTGGGACCCAGGATGGCGGTTTGACAGCCCTCGGCAATGCTCAGCGACAGCTTGTCGAAGACCCGGGTGTGCTGGCGGTAGACCGTGGCGTCGGTGATTTCAATGATATTGTGTGGATTCGGCATGGGTTCGTCTTCGGGCGGTGCGGCACCGCACAACGCCCCTAGACTTTGCCCTTTGGCCGGCCGTGTCAATACGGGCAGCCATTTGTGGCCGGTGGTGCGGTGTGGTATAGCAGGCGGCACAATCACACGAGGAGAGAGCCATGCCGCCTGAAGTGCTGACCGATGGTCTGAAATTCCCGGAAGGGCCGGTCTGGGCCCCGGACGGGACCCTGTATGTCACCGAAATCCAAGCCGGCTGCATTACGGCGATTACGGCCGACGGCGCCAAGCGCAGCTTTGCCGACACCGGCGGCGCGCCCAACGGCGCAGCCCTGGGTTCGGACGGCTATCTGTACGTGACCAATAACGGCGGCCGCGACCCCGGCTGCATCCAGCGGATCGACTCCGGGGGCAAGGTCGAGGTCGTGTACGACAGCTGCCAGGGCCAGCCGTTCCAGGGGCCGAACGATCTGGTCATGGACGCCCACGGCGGGTTCTATTTTACCGATCCGGGCATGGTNNNNNNNNNNNNNNNNNNNNNNNNNNNNNNNNNNNNNNNNNNNNNNNNNNNNNNNNNNNNNNNNNNNNNNNNNNNNNNNNNNNNNNNNNNNNNNNCTGATCGTGTTGGAGTCGGTCACCGGCCGGGTGTGGCAGATTCCCATTCAGAGCCCGGGAGTATTGGGCCAGGTCGACGCCGGG
The window above is part of the Desulfurellaceae bacterium genome. Proteins encoded here:
- a CDS encoding ATP-binding cassette domain-containing protein — translated: MPNPHNIIEITDATVYRQHTRVFDKLSLSIAEGCQTAILGPNGAGKSTLLKLLSRELYPVRRPGSRVRIYGQERWDVWALRRRFGLVSHDLQREYMGSVPGLSVILSGYYSSNNIWGHQDFSPTHVERAYELMDQLDITALKDRPFSSLSTGEQRRFLLGRALVHDPDTLVLDEPTSGLDLKTCFRYLATIRQLMQAGKTLVLVTHHIHEIPPEISRVILLKHGRVVADGDKAELFTDARLSHLFDTPVHLLQAKGYYQAIPGTA
- a CDS encoding SMP-30/gluconolactonase/LRE family protein, whose product is MPPEVLTDGLKFPEGPVWAPDGTLYVTEIQAGCITAITADGAKRSFADTGGAPNGAALGSDGYLYVTNNGGRDPGCIQRIDSGGKVEVVYDSCQGQPFQGPNDLVMDAHGGFYFTDPGMV
- a CDS encoding alpha-D-glucose phosphate-specific phosphoglucomutase: MSQPPMSQPPVRHVPTQPFSDQRPGTSGLRKKTRVFAQAHYVENFIQAIFNTLRDGPPLDFSRESLVVGGDGRYYNREAIQRIVRMAAAHGFGRVLVGRGGLLSTPAMSAVIRRRQALGGLILSASHNPGGPQADFGIKYNMRNGGPAPERVTGQVYEHSLRLSSYQTVEWPDIDLKRPGSSHIGPTQVEVIDPLADYTDLMQEVFDFDALRRLFQTGFRLRFDAMHGVTGPYARHILADCLGAAEDSLLRATPLEDFGGLHPDPNLVHAAGLVAELSASNAPDFGAACDGDGDRNLILGRGCFVTPGDSVAIIAEHAADCIPAYRAGLVGVARSMPTSTALDRVAQALGIACYETPTGWKFFGSLMDAGLCSLCGEESFGTGSDHIREKDGLWAILCWLSILAHTRKSVAQVVHDHWRRFGRSYYQRHDFEDLELGAASGALAALGQALPELPGRRLADSRVSFADDFSYTDPVDHSVSRHQGLRIGLADGSRLVCRLSGTGTDTATLRVYAERYVSRPGIETPDAVLAPLVG